A genome region from Rhinopithecus roxellana isolate Shanxi Qingling chromosome 10, ASM756505v1, whole genome shotgun sequence includes the following:
- the PRR4 gene encoding proline-rich protein 4 isoform X4, whose translation MLLVLLSVVLLALSSAQSTDNDVISENFTPTTPGWRKYQHSSRETGRQDISRTRHPSGNLEFNDRK comes from the exons ATGCTGCTGGTCCTGCTGTCAGTGGTCCTGCTGGCTCTGAGCTCAGCTCAGAGCACAgataatg ATGTGATCTCTGAAAACTTTACTCCCACCACACCAG GCTGGAGGAAGTACCAGCATTCTTCCAGGGAGACAGGCCGCCAAGACATCTCCAGGACCAGACACCCTAGTGGTAATCTAGAATTCAATGACAG aaaataa
- the PRR4 gene encoding proline-rich protein 4 isoform X1 → MLLVLLSVVLLALSSAQSTDNDVISENFTPTTPDVEDSSQSPDQGPQRPPPEGLLPRLPGDSCNQDNGPQQRPPQPGGHHHYPLPLPFQNQQQRPRRADLHRPLPRLPAVRLEEVPAFFQGDRPPRHLQDQTP, encoded by the exons ATGCTGCTGGTCCTGCTGTCAGTGGTCCTGCTGGCTCTGAGCTCAGCTCAGAGCACAgataatg ATGTGATCTCTGAAAACTTTACTCCCACCACACCAG ATGTAGAGGACTCAAGTCAGAGCCCAGATCAGGGACCCCAGAGACCTCCACCTGAAGGACTCCTACCCAGACTCCCTGGTGATAGCTGTAACCAAGATAATGGTCCTCAGCAGAGACCACCACAACCAGGAGGCCATCACCACTATCCTCTCCCACTTCCTTTTCAAAATCAACAACAACGACCCCGACGAGCAGACCTTCACCGCCCTCTACCCCGACTTCCTGCTGTAAGGCTGGAGGAAGTACCAGCATTCTTCCAGGGAGACAGGCCGCCAAGACATCTCCAGGACCAGACACCCTAG
- the PRR4 gene encoding proline-rich protein 4 isoform X3 yields the protein MLLVLLSVVLLALSSAQSTDNDVISENFTPTTPGWRKYQHSSRETGRQDISRTRHPSGNLEFNDRYDSSSFSIKCPSCYCSQTLLCSRINWKYVEIT from the exons ATGCTGCTGGTCCTGCTGTCAGTGGTCCTGCTGGCTCTGAGCTCAGCTCAGAGCACAgataatg ATGTGATCTCTGAAAACTTTACTCCCACCACACCAG GCTGGAGGAAGTACCAGCATTCTTCCAGGGAGACAGGCCGCCAAGACATCTCCAGGACCAGACACCCTAGTGGTAATCTAGAATTCAATGACAGGTATGATTCCAGTTCATTCTCCATTAAATGCCCAAGCTGTTACTGTTCTCAAACTTTATTGTGTTCACGAATCAATTGGAAATATGTTGAAATTACATAA
- the PRR4 gene encoding proline-rich protein 4 isoform X2, with product MLLVLLSVVLLALSSAQSTDNDVISENFTPTTPDVEDSSQSPDQGPQRPPPEGLLPRLPGDSCNQDNGPQQRPPQPGDLHRPLPRLPAVRLEEVPAFFQGDRPPRHLQDQTP from the exons ATGCTGCTGGTCCTGCTGTCAGTGGTCCTGCTGGCTCTGAGCTCAGCTCAGAGCACAgataatg ATGTGATCTCTGAAAACTTTACTCCCACCACACCAG ATGTAGAGGACTCAAGTCAGAGCCCAGATCAGGGACCCCAGAGACCTCCACCTGAAGGACTCCTACCCAGACTCCCTGGTGATAGCTGTAACCAAGATAATGGTCCTCAGCAGAGACCACCACAACCAGGAG ACCTTCACCGCCCTCTACCCCGACTTCCTGCTGTAAGGCTGGAGGAAGTACCAGCATTCTTCCAGGGAGACAGGCCGCCAAGACATCTCCAGGACCAGACACCCTAG